GAAATTTCAGAGATGTAGCTTATTCAACCCTTCAGATTGGCTTCAGCTGAACACGAACATAAGGCCTTCAGTGATACCTGGCTAGATCAGAAGAGAAAGTCCAAGAAGCCACACAGCTTCAATCACGATTGTGGCTCTTATTAAGAACAGGGTGAAAAGTTTTATAGatagaatatttttcttcattctcattgggatgtgtggaaaaaagggaattgTACAGTAAGGGATTCATTTATAAATGCATACTTTGTGATGGTTACTAATTAAAGGACCTGCATTTCAAGGCAGGCACATACTTTTATCAGCACACACAAAGCTCAAGGGTTTCAATTTAATTCATCTCTCCACTAATAAAACCTTCCAAGATCATCTGCAAAACAGTTGCACTAAACAAGAGATGCCCAAGAGTTGGAAATACAGATGTAGAGCTTCAGAGAAAGTGAGCTCTGAAATTGAGTCTCAAGTTTATTAGAGATGGCTAAAGATAAATCTAGCGGATCTCACATTTGAGAATGCTTCTCAATCATCCAGGGAGCTTGTTTCAAGTGCCAGGCTTGACTGGCAGAATTTCTGACTCAGTGGCTCTGGGGTAGGTTTGCATTTTAAACAAGTTCCTAGACGTGGATGCTGCCTCTGGGGCACCATACTTGAAGAACCACTGCTCCTAGAAAGAACTTAGGAGGGACAGACGTGGAACCTCAAGGAAGATCCAAAATAAAGTGGCCGAGGGAGTTAGACAGGCAGGGAATTTGGTGAAAGGATGATGGCAgaagggccttcccaggtggcatcgtgggaaagaacccacctgccaatgcaggagatacacaCGTGCATGACGGCCGAAGCCtttgaaaggaaaacaatttCCTGGCCCTGACAAATACTAGGGAGATGAAGCCAAATTGGAAAAGTCTCCAGATTTAATTAGCAGGGTGTTTGGTGACCTGTAGGAGTAGTTTCATTAGAGTGGTGTAGGTGGAAGCCAGATTTGAGTGGGAGACTGGGAGTTGAAGCTACAAAAGAaatgagacacaggagaagctgtttgtttcatttgctggCTCTCAGCAGTCCATAAGCTGAAATGAAGGCAGCAGTAGTGGAAAGGGTCAAGCAAACAAGAGAAAGCAAGAATAATTGGTGAAAACAAGGGCAGTGTAGTGTCAATGCACCTCTCGAAGCCTTATTTTGCCTTAATTTAAATAGGATTTCTGATTGGACTCCTTCTCCTAGGTTGTAACTTCCTTAAGGGTGCTTAACCTCCTTTCAGGGTAAAGTAGGGGAAGTGACAGTAACCATCTCCTAACTTACTGAATCTGACTTTGGCTGGAAGTGGTACAAGATGTCAGAAAGGCAGGTAGAGGCCAGATGATACAGGGCTTTGAATGTGAGAATAAAGGTCAGAAACACAGGAAGGTTCAGCAGAGATGGCAGTGGAGGCAAAAGGAAACCAGGTAAGTGGCCCAGAAGCTAACGAAAGCCCAATTCAGTAATTCAACATTTTCTTCCACCAGATTAGCAAGGACTAAATTATaatgcgcttccctggtggctcagacagtaaagaatactcctgcaatgctggagacctgggtttgattcctgggtcaggaagatcccctggagaaggaaatggcaacccagtccactattctggcctggagaatccctgtggacagaggagcctggcgggctatagtctatggggtcacagagtgacacaactgagtgactaagcagcaacaaaTGAGCAACAACTggggagagtgaaaagacaagcattttcactcactcacagaGTACAGACTGGTACAACCCTTTAGGAAAGCAATCAATATCAAgaatctgaaattcagtactgTGCCTGAGGATGCAGATTCATAGTCTCACCAATGATAGCAATTTATAAAACTGCTGTACTGCACACCAGACAGAGGAGTTCCCATTTCCTGGTGACCTCCCCTCTGCGTGGCCAGGCCCATCTGCAGCTCTTTCTCTGGTCTAGCCTCAGCAGCCCTCCAGCACTGTGTCCTATGATCCATTTCCTTTTTGACAAGTCAAGTTACACTTCATTTAGTGAGTTAAACGTGGAATCACTCCAAGCGCACAAAGGACTTGTAGAAAATCCTTTGGTCCAATCTGTCAGACTTGCAGacaatcctcattttacaggagCAACACAAAACAAGGTTAGCATGACTTGCTGGAGAATGAACAAAGGTTTGAAGTATCTTAATGTTTCCACattacatgaaatatttaatcTCATTACTCCTGAGCAACGTGGTTGGTTAGCCCTCAAAATTCAGAAACACTGTAGTTTGTAACAGTCACTGTAGTCAATAAATGCTCTTGAATGAGAAAGCACTGCCTTTTAAAACAAGTAGGCATCTACTTTAGGTTATTTTCCTGTAGTTTATAAAGTccacaggaaaataaaaccacCTAAAGTAGatgtctacttaaaaaaaaaaaaaaaaaaggcactgctTTTCTCATCCAAGAGCATTTATCAAGGACTTATGtgccaggggcttccctcatacatagctcagttggttaagaatccacctgcaatgcaggagatcctggttcctgggttggaaagatcagctggagaagggataggcttcccactcgtcttcttgggcttccctggtggctcagctggtaaaggaagtgaaaatcgctcagcagtagtccatggagttctccaggccagaatacttaagctggtagcttttcccttctccacgggatcttcccaacccagggatcgaacacctgtcttgggaagtttttttttggggggggggggggggggcggcggggagaGTGGATTTCATTCCATCAACCTAAACCAGATGTCATCTGATTCCAAGCACTTTCATACCCTTCCTTAACATGCTTTTATCAGGGATGGTTCATCTATGATTCCAGGTAAATGAAGGACAAGCAGAAATTCCGTCAAATGAAGAAAGCCAAGTATGGGTGTTTTGGGCCAAGGCAAGTGTATGTGCAGAACTTGGGCAATGCACAGAATTTTCCTAATAGAGCCATCATgtaggaaaagaatatttagtaGGACCTGGACTTCAGAGTTACAGACAGCTGTTTTAATATTCCTGCCCTGGATGAAAACTGCAAACTCAACAGATCACGATGTTGTCACCAAACACTGTGTGACACCATGTTGTGTGTTTTACTTGGCTTCCAATCAAACCTGAACAGCTTTCCGCTTTGCAAAGGCAGCAGAAGCAAACACAGGCTAAGCAGTGTGCATTACAAGAGGATCAGTAAGTGGGAAGTCTTGAAGCTACTCTAACAGTAGCtacaagaaatgaagagaaagtgaCTAAAAAGGCTGGAGTGAAGAAATGGCTGTGACATTCATAGAACAGAATTTCAAGTAGGCAGTGACTTCAACTGGTGCATAAGTGGCACCATCAACTTACCTTGAAAAACACAGAACGGGAATGCAAACAGATGCAATTCATTACGGTTCTCCTTTTCTGCAGTGGTGGTAAACAATTTCTTTTGCCCAACAGTCATGTTTAAACATAACCCTCCACCACTAGGTGTGCATCTTTAAGGGCAATTAATAACCAACCACACTCACTGTGTTAGGTTAGGAATCCAAGACTCAGTGCCAGGTCTGCTGGACTCCAAAGCAGACCTACGACCATCCCGCCACCCCAGATAAAACTGAAGGCCGCCAACACCAGGGTTTCACTCATTCACAGCATTTACCAACATAATACACAGGTTCTTGTCTCTAACAGTGGGGAGAGAACACCCTTTAAACAAGCTCGCTACAGGTACTACCACAGAATCCTGAAGGCAGGGGAGTGGGATGGGATCAAGGCCCTACTGGGTGTTTACcacatccaattaaaaatacccAGGAAGTAACAGAACCCAAAATGTGCTCCAAATACACTAAgtagctttaaaatattattactatGAAGCAATAAATCCTTGCCCAACTCTCTCCCCTCATAACCTTGGCACCTTACTTGACTTGTGCCTCTGCTTCCTTTCACGCAGAATGGGCAAAACTGAACTTATTCCAAATTTTTTGAGtacatttttttaagtgcttAGAAGGCCACATCAGTTTAAATAAAAAAGGTCCTCTGGTTTTTAACACTCTGCTGAGCACTGCTGCATGAATGGTCTAAACAGCTCAGGCTTCAAAGTTAAGTTCCTGATCCTCAAAACATATCTATTTATGATGCAATTAAGAGTAATCAACTTTTCCTGAACTCAACTATAATGCAACAGATAATCTTTCATTCATTACATCCCCCCCCAAAACAGGGATTTAATAGGCTATTTTCCAAGAagtaaaaatactttataaataatatctggcagtgtattaaaaaatggagcatactgaacaaCAAACTATCTTACacctttcaggaagaaaaaactaAATTTGAAAAGACATCACCCACTCAATTTGGACACAACACCTCTACTCAATTAAGAGAATCATTTACACAGTCCAGGTCTTTATTTTTACACCCATCAGGCCATGAATTCATAGGGAATGGGCTCCAACAGTTCGGGTTCCTTTCCATTGGTCCTCACAAAGTGTGCTTCTCTGGGTGGAGCAGGCTAAAAAAACACAAGGGAGTAATTATATAAAGTACTGTAACTCAATTTCAAACTGTTCCCAGAACCAATAACACACTCAACACCAAGAAACCCTGCCAAGCACTCACCTGGCGCTTCAGCTGAACCCAAGTCCCTTTCTCTttggcttccttctttttctgatcaTTTTCCTTCACACGTTTCAGGAAGCTATCTCGGCTCTTAGAGTGCTTAATATGCTCGATACGCACAttaattctcttggcaagaatcttGCCCCTGGAGAAAAAAGAGCCTTGTAAGTGCTTCATCAAAAACACAGCCTAAATTCAGAGAATCCTTTCATGGGTTTTACTTTAAACCATGAACCTCTACCCAGAGACAAGATGACAGCAAATTTACAATCATTTATTAAATCTTGCTGAACTGGGTGTTGAGGCAAACATCCCCATTCATAAGCTCTCTTCTGTGAGATGAGACTCTGAAGTACCAAATAATTTAAGCAAAACCAGACCACTAATAAAATGTACAACTTATTAAACTTCTTACTTTCTGAAAACTATAACTACTTAGTTAATATACTCCATAAGGCTTTAACATTGTAAGGTGCAAACTAAGTTTATTACAATGTTTCCTCTGACAGGTTACAAGACAAACACCCAGTTTGCCTGAGTTTTAAAAGGTTATTTCCTTTGCCCCACTTGAATGACCAATAAAGACATAAGTCCAATTGGCAAAGTGAAAGGGGGTGTGAGGCAATATACAAAGAATTAGACCTTACTTACTTAACTTGTTTGTTTACAATGATGCCAACAGCATGCTGGGTGACATTGTAGACTCTTCCAGTTTTGCCATGGTAACATTTGTGGGGCATTCCTTTTTGAACAGTACCCATTCCCTGTTTAGAAAGGAAATCAATGTTATGCCAGCAATTTCCCCCCTCCTTTTAAACCCAAagtaagatattttaattttttttctttaaaaggcaaCTCAAGAGCTCTCAGAGCCGGTGAAATGTCATTTTCACGTTGCTTTAAGCAATCAAAAAGACAATCATCATTAAGCTCTGGAGTGCCAGGACACATACACTTAAGTTCTTATGATGTCCCCCCTAACTTTTCCACTAGCTATTAAAAACAAGTAATGAGAAAATTCTTAAGActcaaaaatagcattttaaaagcttgtttttcaaagtaaaattacAATAGCCATTCCACACTCTAAGAAGCTCCTCCTCAGTAAATGGATTTCCCCTCAATTAGGAAGACAAAAAGATGGAATACACACTGTTCAAATTTCAACACAACTTTTCTAACTTCCAATGTTACTCCATGGTTAATTCTCCAGTTTTATAATTTACCTTGATATCTACAATATCACCCTTCCTGTAGATTCGCATGTATGTGGCCAAAGGAACAACtcctgcaaaaagaaaaagaaaaaaaaaacaacacacaaaacaGTCAATATCGAGAGTAAAAGAAATACTTACTAGCCTTCAACACACTTTTTGGCTGTTAGAAGTACTTTATCTTGATAGCCAACaatttagaaattatatataaaatgcatgttttatatttattaaaaggcAGATGCTGATTAATCAGTGTCATTTATTAACAACACACTGTATGAACCGCAACACACAGGCAATAAACCAGGAGGAGGGCAGCTCCACTCACCATGTTTTCTGAAAGGCCTGGAGAACATGTAGCGGGTGCCCCGCCTCTTTCCCTTTGTGTTGGTCATCTTGGCGAATCACTGAAACCAGAAAGCACAGAACACTCAAACACAGTGTCAACAGTGTCATCTTCTCCTTTAACCAAAAAATATGTAATTACAAATGCACTCATTTCAGTAGCAACATCAGAATTAGGCAACAATCTACAAGGCTGGCTCACCAATCAATAGCTcttataaaaggggaaaaagcagTAATTTTACCAAGATTTTTGTCAAAATCACCTAAAAAGTCTAAGAAGCAGAAATGGATTTCAGAATCCAAACCAGCACTTTCCCTATGAGAATATAAAAACACAACAGGACCCTGGCATACTATTTCTGAGACTGCCAAGAGCCCTGGAATTACTAGAAGGCAAAGCACAAAactcagtcttttatttttgcatattggGTACCCCCCCTTTCAACCTACAGGTTTCTCTTATACAGCATCTATTAACTTATCAAAAATCTCTAACTCACTTCACATATCTAATTACTCAGTTGTTTACCAGGAAATGTAAGGTTTATCTACACTGTTAAAACTTTTCACTTTGTTTCCCAAAAGCTCAAAATAATGGTTTTAATTGCCTCAGATCACCCAAGAGAACTACCATTACTGGCAACGACTCCTACCACAAGGAGATCACAAGTTAGAACACAGTGTTCTAACCTAAATCAATCTCTCAATATGTTACCATATCTTCAAAAGAAGTGACTCCCAAGAATCTTTTTCATATGACTTGTCTGGCAAGGAAACAGAATGTTTTAGCTAACCCATCAAAGTTAAACCACTGTGCACACTCTTACTTCACATTCTACTAAttactctgtaatggtctatatgggaaaagaatattaaaaaaaagaaagacttatgtataaatgattcactctgctgtactctacaaactaacattgtaaattgacTGACTATATGcctataaaaactttttaaaaaatatccacaacaaaaaagaaaggcaagaataATCTATCAAGCCTAAATACTGCTTCAATTCTCAACTCTACATTTGTACTAACTTCATATAAACTCGCCTTACGTTCATAAACAAGGAGACATGCTCTGTGGGTATCAGTAAGTCATTTcttgactactgagcccactagTTAGAAATCCATTCACAATCGAAGACACATGACTTGCcttttgcaaagaaatagaggaaaacaacataatgggaaagattagagatctcttcaagaaaatcagagataccaaaggaacatttcatgcaaagatgggctcgataaaggacagaaatggtatggacctaacagaagcagaagatattaagaagaggtggcacgaatacacagaagaagtgtgcAAAAAAGATATCACGATCCAGGTAATCAtgttggtgtgatcactgacctagagccagacatcctgaaatgtgaagacaagtgggccttagaaagcatcactacgaacaaagctagtggaggtgatggaattccagttgagcaatttcaaatcctgaaagatgatgctgtgaaagtgctgcactcaatatgccagctaatttggaaaactcagcagtgcccacagtaccagaaaaggtcagtttttatgccaatcccaaagaaaagcaatgccaaataatgctcaaactactgcacaattgcactcatctcacacactagtaaagtaatgctcaaaattctccaagccaggcttcagcaacacgtgaaccgtgaacttccagttgttcaagctggttttagaaaaggcagaggaaccagagatcaaattgccaacatccactggatcatggaaaaaagcaagagagttccaggaaaacatctatttctgctttcttgactatgccaaagcctttgactgtgtggatcacaataaactgtggaaaattctgaaagagatgggaataccagaccacctgacctgcctcttgagaaacctgtatgcaggtcaggaagcaacagttagaactggacatggaacaacagactggttccaaataggaaaagtacgtcaaggctgtatattgtcacccagcttatttaacttatatgcagagtacatcatgagaaatgctgggctggaagaaacacaagctggaatcaagatcgccatgagaaataccagtaacctcagatatgcagatgacaccacccttatggcagaaagtgaagaggaactaaaaagcctcttgatgaaggtgaaagaggacagtgaaaaagctggcttaaaactcaacattcagaaaacgaagatgaggcatctggtcccatcacttcatgggaaatagagggggaaacagtgtcagactttatttttgggggctccaaaaatcactgcagatggtgactgcagccaggaaattaaaagatgcttactccttggaaggaaagttatgaccaacttagatagcatattcaaaagcagagacattactttgccaacaaaaggtccgtctagtcaaggctatggtttttcctgtggtcatatatggatgtgagagttggactgtgaagaaagctgagcgccgaagaattgatgcttttgaactgtggtgttggagaagactcttgagagtcccttggactgcaaggagatccaaccagtccattctgaaggagatcagccctgggatttctttggaaggaatgatgttaaagctgaaactccagtactttggccacctcatgcgaagaattgactcattggaaaagactctgatgctgggagggattgggggcaggagaaggggacgacagaggatgagatggctggatggcattactgactctacggacttgagtttgagtgaactccgggagttggtgatggacagggaggcctggcgtgctgcgattcatggtgtcgcaaagagtcggacacgactgagcgactgaactgaactgacggagCACATCTCGCAGTTTGGGCAACTCTGGCAGCTGCTACAAACTAGCCTGCCAGcgtcctctgtcctgggat
This genomic window from Bos indicus x Bos taurus breed Angus x Brahman F1 hybrid chromosome 12, Bos_hybrid_MaternalHap_v2.0, whole genome shotgun sequence contains:
- the RPL21 gene encoding 60S ribosomal protein L21 gives rise to the protein MTNTKGKRRGTRYMFSRPFRKHGVVPLATYMRIYRKGDIVDIKGMGTVQKGMPHKCYHGKTGRVYNVTQHAVGIIVNKQVKGKILAKRINVRIEHIKHSKSRDSFLKRVKENDQKKKEAKEKGTWVQLKRQPAPPREAHFVRTNGKEPELLEPIPYEFMA